One Sebaldella sp. S0638 DNA window includes the following coding sequences:
- a CDS encoding N-acetylmuramoyl-L-alanine amidase family protein, translated as MKYSQIIKKHLPINKKRTGKKLDCQYITIHNTGNPKSTADSERRYLENPENTNATGWHIVIGGKEAIEAIPISEVAYHAGTSAGNNTSIGIEICDSAGLAAEKNAIELVASLLIQKGWGIEKLKTHKDWSGKYCPHIILPRWNQFKNDIAAEITKQKAEQGTTVEKNIKEIEVFDKAGRSLGILKIEL; from the coding sequence ATGAAATATAGTCAAATAATAAAAAAACACCTGCCAATTAACAAAAAGAGAACAGGGAAAAAGCTGGATTGTCAATATATTACAATTCATAACACAGGCAATCCAAAGAGTACGGCAGATAGTGAAAGAAGATACCTAGAAAACCCGGAGAATACAAATGCAACAGGCTGGCACATTGTAATTGGCGGCAAGGAAGCAATAGAGGCAATACCAATTTCAGAAGTAGCCTATCATGCAGGAACAAGTGCAGGAAACAACACAAGCATTGGCATAGAAATATGCGACAGCGCAGGACTTGCAGCTGAAAAAAATGCTATTGAATTGGTCGCTAGCTTATTAATTCAGAAAGGCTGGGGAATTGAAAAGCTGAAAACACATAAGGACTGGAGTGGTAAATATTGTCCGCATATCATATTGCCACGTTGGAACCAGTTTAAAAACGATATTGCAGCAGAGATAACAAAACAGAAGGCGGAACAGGGAACAACAGTAGAAAAAAATATAAAAGAAATAGAAGTGTTCGATAAGGCTGGAAGATCGCTAGGCATTTTAAAAATAGAATTATAG